In Eupeodes corollae chromosome 3, idEupCoro1.1, whole genome shotgun sequence, a single genomic region encodes these proteins:
- the LOC129951180 gene encoding telomere-associated protein RIF1 isoform X2, whose product MDAGLSKAFSGVYNSSKEIIKNNQRHLFCNMLDLLARTTKTTGDKYWNTDEFILFWTTDILPLIFDEDKEIQKSAIAAMETVVRCGFDFKILHSLPGWNALKTKIVQSYSKEIPKYREVSNSCWYKIWCLLIRILDKEIVKGASTINAFLSIVELGFRSPDYNVRTEAFYCWKVLIEIFANNGELCSPKRIRLLYIPLKSSQSKTPQAAIVKLRVWWFLICKLGTHIEQYVDTILETFLAFCYNSLVKGGCGSIEFKEMSVLTLISMLGGSKPKIIAKKMENFELNTMTEKNINVSIMKKFWKSIINYSVEGLKDCNLVQVSGSEFSELILANLLLNVISIENTEAVSFLFDKLQDWKDKSVSENMQKIVAREQFSSCVGAIENNNFLGTWLAAVCKIIITDDTQMQAVDEIIKSIFLLSTDRFRHVLDVFISDTIANSARSLKSVLVTWKLVTKSLLKQFSRSHQSSCDADMNIINVWIVWPLKAYAENQNSTKEKIFDDQFEAQLHMTIERLNVAINKTAFLKETSALLQKMYNLNAIYSDLNAYFACFIRILVSAASSAEYDEELISGIFNILKINLARDFNKGNFELCMKCLKGLVTYLGENGLQKHFADIKDVWSHVINKKRSNFIEKTFFDDYKKQLLDDTRKVASKTLYNKIKNYLDNDDLFVIIPAVWSLNPDKLTERQKEKFYEKSDIPALYNDMSQSQDAFIKPWTPKKLVIAKGTDDEIVIGETANEDEPRALLEDDHKASFEDHHKALTEDVQKDLPAEDHKIFSPPFDSNKTKKIKPTSPKKLIQPKEENIVTFSKAKPVVEVKTPEKPLAKTKVLDDVNGIPNVRLTRGKLSSIETAEEVENSGHLEDYVEQSSPPDRKQTNNSTSPVLKPKTTHLTGRGAQLINMIRNKKHESYSSKQMETSTPVTKMERIDSSLNWTPGDNDSKASPMNLLVFSKTLPSPCASPSASILKRKYQNDSMDDIYDSQAFKRKRVSFHDPPVSITKEYLKDDENKNNSKRCLLLDQEQRSTTKHMLRRSTKMENQIQIDNVTDISGLNSTPLSAKKVKCSLIKCEENSKKDSAELNESGGDRASFPFLFRTETDVLNYVLKQFSMEDICEKYLSDEQSDKAGLNFSRFISNYMNVSPKFKSTILETLSEKHPKEFLDYAIQENLSSVVCDRLNSNTIIDYICSKSQTNISCRTRLFQEIQEILNHDKFNDEKCEFIQKAITSKSMSDQQLLNLIELMFESKRKHQRAVSESAIDSSSTL is encoded by the exons atggatgCAGGGCTTAGTAAAGCATTTTCGGGAGTATATAATTCCTcgaaagaaattattaaaaataaccaaagGCATTTGTTTTGCAAC ATGCTTGATTTGCTGGCAAGGACAACTAAAACCACAGGTGACAAGTACTGGAATACTGATGAATTCATTCTATTTTGGACAACCGATATTCTGCCCTTAATCTTTGATGAAGATAAAGAAATTCAGAAAAGTGCTATCGCAGCAATGGAAACTGTTGTTCGTTGTggctttgatttcaaaattctgcatAGCTTGCCCGGATGGAACGCCCTGAAAACTAAAATAGTGCAGAGTTATTCTAAGGAAATTCCCAAATACCGTGAAGTATCAAACTCTTGCTGGTATAAAATTTGGTGCTTGTTAATCCGGATCCTTGATAAGGAAATTGTGAAAGGCGCTTCTACTATAAATGCGTTTTTATCTATAGTTGAGCTGGGCTTTCGGAGTCCAGACTACAATGTTCGCACAGAGGCATTCTATTGCTGGAAGGTTTTAATTGAAATCTTTGCCAACAATGGTGAACTATGTTCCCCCAAACGAATTCGCCTCCTCTACATACCTCTTAAATCTTCTCAATCTAAAACACCCCAAGCCGCTATTGTCAAACTTAGAGTATGGTGGTTTTTGATTTGTAAGTTGGGAACCCATATCGAGCAGTACGTCGACACGATTCTGGAGACGTTTTTGGCGTTTTGCTACAATTCTCTTGTAAAGGGAGGTTGCGGCAGTATAGAATTCAAAGAAATGTCAGTTCTTACCTTAATATCAATGCTAGGCGGTTCCAAGCCTAAAATTATTGCCAAAAAAATGGAGAATTTTGAACTTAACACCATGACGGAGAAGAACATTAATGTGAGCATAATGAAAAAATTCTGGAAGTCAATTATAAACTACTCTGTAGAAGGCTTGAAAGACTGCAATTTAGTTCAAGTGTCAGGCAGTGAATTTTCGGAACTAATTTTGGCCAACCTATTATTGAATGTAATTTCCATTGAAAATACAGAAGCggtatcttttctttttgacaaaCTCCAAGATTGGAAAGACAAAAGTGTATCAGAAAACATGCAAAAGATTGTTGCAAGAGAACAATTCTCGTCTTGTGTTGGtgctattgaaaataataactttCTCGGAACTTGGCTTGCTGCAGTCTGTAAAATCATAATAACTGACGATACTCAAATGCAAGCTGTTGATGAAATCATTAAATCAATCTTTCTTCTCAGCACTGATCGATTTAGGCATGTCTTGGATGTGTTCATTTCTGACACAATTGCAAACTCTGCACGATCTCTGAAAAGTGTTCTGGTAACATGGAAGTTGGTAACTAAAAGCCTACTCAAGCAATTTAGCCGGTCGCATCAAAGCAGTTGTGATGCTGATATGAATATAATAAACGTATGGATAGTTTGGCCTCTGAAGGCGTACGCTGAAAATCAGAACTCCACAAAGGAGAAAATCTTCGATGATCAGTTCGAGGCACAACTACACATGACCATTGAAAGACTAAATGTTGCTATTAATAAAacggcattcctaaaagaaacGTCAgcacttttacaaaaaatgtataacctGAATGCCATATATTCCGATCTGAACGCTTATTTCGCTTGCTTCATACGAATTCTTGTATCCGCTGCATCAAGTGCTGAGTATGACGAAGAATTGATATCGggcatttttaatattcttaaaataaatctgGCAAGAGATTTCAATAAGGGCAACTTTGAGCTGTGTATGAAATGCTTGAAAGGTCTCGTTACTTATTTGGGAGAAAATGGACTGCAAAAGCATTTTGCTGACATCAAAGATGTGTGGTCGCACGTTATCAACAAAAAACGAAGTAACTTCATCGAAAAGACATTCTTTGATGATTACAAGAAGCAATTATTAGATGATACAAGAAAAGTCGCTTCGAAAACtctgtacaacaaaataaaaaattatttggataATGATGACTTATTTGTAATTATTCCCGCGGTTTGGAGTCTTAATCCAGACAAGCTGACGGAGCGTCAGAAGGAGAAATTTTATGAGAAATCAGACATACCTGCGCTGTACAATGACATGAGCCAATCGCAAGATGCCTTTATAAAACCATGGACACCGAAAAAACTTGTCATTGCTAAAGGAACTGATGATGAAATTGTTATAGGAGAAACAGCAAATGAAGATGAGCCTAGAGCTTTACTCGAAGATGACCATAAAGCCTCATTTGAAGATCACCATAAAGCTCTTACTGAAGATGTCCAAAAAGACCTACCTGCAGAAGACCACAAAATTTTTTCGCCACCATTTGAttctaacaaaactaaaaagatAAAACCAACTTCACCAAAGAAACTGATTCAGCCTAAAGAAGAGAATATAGTCACATTCAGCAAAGCAAAGCCAGTCGTAGAAGTCAAAACGCCGGAGAAACCCCTGGCCAAAACAAAAGTACTAGACGACGTTAATGGGATCCCTAACGTTCGGTTGACAAGAGGCAAATTGTCTTCAATTGAGACCGCAGAAGAAGTTGAAAATAGTGGACATTTAGAAGACTATGTTGAACAG TCCTCTCCTCCTGATCGCAAGCAGACCAATAACAGTACAAGCCCAGTGTTGAAGCCCAAAACAACCCACCTAACAGGCAGAGGAGCACAGCTCATTAATATGATAAGGAATAAAAAACATGAGAGTTATAGTTCAAAGCAAATGGAAACAAGTACTCCTGTGACCAAAATGGAAAGAATTGATAGTTCCCTCAACTGGACACCTGGAGATAATGACTCCAAAGCGAGTCCAATGAATTTATTAgtcttctcaaaaactttacCATCGCCTTGTGCGAGTCCCTCCGCAAGTatcttgaaaagaaaatatcaaaatgatagcaTGGATGACATTTATGATTCGCAAGCTTTCAAACGAAAACGTGTAAGCTTTCATGACCCTCCAGTGTCGATAACAAAGGAATATCTCAAAGATGACGAAAAcaagaataattcaaaacg GTGCTTATTATTGGATCAAGAACAAAGGAGTACAACAAAACACATGCTAAGGAGGAGTACTAAAATGGAAAACCAAATTCAAATTGATAATGTCACTGATATTTCCGGATTGAATTCTACGCCTCTCTCAGCAAAAAAAGTCAAATGTAGCTTAATAAAGTGCgaagaaaatagtaaaaaagaTAGTGCAGAGTTAAACGAATCGGGTGGAGACAGAGCTTCATTCCCCTTTTTGTTTCGCACTGAAACAGACGTTCTTAATtacgttttaaaacaatttagcaTGGAAGACATATGTGAGAAATATTTATCTGATGAACAGTCGGATAAAGCCGGATTAAATTTCAGCAGATTCATATCGAATTATATGAATGTGAGCCCTAAGTTTAAATCAACAATATTAGAAACGCTTTCGGAAAAACATCCGAAAGAATTTCTTGACTATGCAATCCAAGAGAATTTATCCTCCGTTGTTTGCGACCGCCTGAACTCGAATACAATAATTGATTATATCTGCAGTAAATCACAAACAAATATATCGTGTCGAACAAGGCTATTCCAAGAGATACAAGAAATCCTGAATCATGACAAATTTAATGACGAAAAATGTGAATTCATACAAAAAGCAATTACATCAAAAAGTATGTCCGACCAACAGTTGCTGAATTTGATCGAATTAATGTTTGAAAGTAAACGTAAACATCAGAGAGCGGTCTCGGAATCAGCAATTGATTCCTCTTCTACtttataa
- the LOC129951180 gene encoding telomere-associated protein RIF1 isoform X1, protein MDAGLSKAFSGVYNSSKEIIKNNQRHLFCNMLDLLARTTKTTGDKYWNTDEFILFWTTDILPLIFDEDKEIQKSAIAAMETVVRCGFDFKILHSLPGWNALKTKIVQSYSKEIPKYREVSNSCWYKIWCLLIRILDKEIVKGASTINAFLSIVELGFRSPDYNVRTEAFYCWKVLIEIFANNGELCSPKRIRLLYIPLKSSQSKTPQAAIVKLRVWWFLICKLGTHIEQYVDTILETFLAFCYNSLVKGGCGSIEFKEMSVLTLISMLGGSKPKIIAKKMENFELNTMTEKNINVSIMKKFWKSIINYSVEGLKDCNLVQVSGSEFSELILANLLLNVISIENTEAVSFLFDKLQDWKDKSVSENMQKIVAREQFSSCVGAIENNNFLGTWLAAVCKIIITDDTQMQAVDEIIKSIFLLSTDRFRHVLDVFISDTIANSARSLKSVLVTWKLVTKSLLKQFSRSHQSSCDADMNIINVWIVWPLKAYAENQNSTKEKIFDDQFEAQLHMTIERLNVAINKTAFLKETSALLQKMYNLNAIYSDLNAYFACFIRILVSAASSAEYDEELISGIFNILKINLARDFNKGNFELCMKCLKGLVTYLGENGLQKHFADIKDVWSHVINKKRSNFIEKTFFDDYKKQLLDDTRKVASKTLYNKIKNYLDNDDLFVIIPAVWSLNPDKLTERQKEKFYEKSDIPALYNDMSQSQDAFIKPWTPKKLVIAKGTDDEIVIGETANEDEPRALLEDDHKASFEDHHKALTEDVQKDLPAEDHKIFSPPFDSNKTKKIKPTSPKKLIQPKEENIVTFSKAKPVVEVKTPEKPLAKTKVLDDVNGIPNVRLTRGKLSSIETAEEVENSGHLEDYVEQVEAIILKDTSSPPDRKQTNNSTSPVLKPKTTHLTGRGAQLINMIRNKKHESYSSKQMETSTPVTKMERIDSSLNWTPGDNDSKASPMNLLVFSKTLPSPCASPSASILKRKYQNDSMDDIYDSQAFKRKRVSFHDPPVSITKEYLKDDENKNNSKRCLLLDQEQRSTTKHMLRRSTKMENQIQIDNVTDISGLNSTPLSAKKVKCSLIKCEENSKKDSAELNESGGDRASFPFLFRTETDVLNYVLKQFSMEDICEKYLSDEQSDKAGLNFSRFISNYMNVSPKFKSTILETLSEKHPKEFLDYAIQENLSSVVCDRLNSNTIIDYICSKSQTNISCRTRLFQEIQEILNHDKFNDEKCEFIQKAITSKSMSDQQLLNLIELMFESKRKHQRAVSESAIDSSSTL, encoded by the exons atggatgCAGGGCTTAGTAAAGCATTTTCGGGAGTATATAATTCCTcgaaagaaattattaaaaataaccaaagGCATTTGTTTTGCAAC ATGCTTGATTTGCTGGCAAGGACAACTAAAACCACAGGTGACAAGTACTGGAATACTGATGAATTCATTCTATTTTGGACAACCGATATTCTGCCCTTAATCTTTGATGAAGATAAAGAAATTCAGAAAAGTGCTATCGCAGCAATGGAAACTGTTGTTCGTTGTggctttgatttcaaaattctgcatAGCTTGCCCGGATGGAACGCCCTGAAAACTAAAATAGTGCAGAGTTATTCTAAGGAAATTCCCAAATACCGTGAAGTATCAAACTCTTGCTGGTATAAAATTTGGTGCTTGTTAATCCGGATCCTTGATAAGGAAATTGTGAAAGGCGCTTCTACTATAAATGCGTTTTTATCTATAGTTGAGCTGGGCTTTCGGAGTCCAGACTACAATGTTCGCACAGAGGCATTCTATTGCTGGAAGGTTTTAATTGAAATCTTTGCCAACAATGGTGAACTATGTTCCCCCAAACGAATTCGCCTCCTCTACATACCTCTTAAATCTTCTCAATCTAAAACACCCCAAGCCGCTATTGTCAAACTTAGAGTATGGTGGTTTTTGATTTGTAAGTTGGGAACCCATATCGAGCAGTACGTCGACACGATTCTGGAGACGTTTTTGGCGTTTTGCTACAATTCTCTTGTAAAGGGAGGTTGCGGCAGTATAGAATTCAAAGAAATGTCAGTTCTTACCTTAATATCAATGCTAGGCGGTTCCAAGCCTAAAATTATTGCCAAAAAAATGGAGAATTTTGAACTTAACACCATGACGGAGAAGAACATTAATGTGAGCATAATGAAAAAATTCTGGAAGTCAATTATAAACTACTCTGTAGAAGGCTTGAAAGACTGCAATTTAGTTCAAGTGTCAGGCAGTGAATTTTCGGAACTAATTTTGGCCAACCTATTATTGAATGTAATTTCCATTGAAAATACAGAAGCggtatcttttctttttgacaaaCTCCAAGATTGGAAAGACAAAAGTGTATCAGAAAACATGCAAAAGATTGTTGCAAGAGAACAATTCTCGTCTTGTGTTGGtgctattgaaaataataactttCTCGGAACTTGGCTTGCTGCAGTCTGTAAAATCATAATAACTGACGATACTCAAATGCAAGCTGTTGATGAAATCATTAAATCAATCTTTCTTCTCAGCACTGATCGATTTAGGCATGTCTTGGATGTGTTCATTTCTGACACAATTGCAAACTCTGCACGATCTCTGAAAAGTGTTCTGGTAACATGGAAGTTGGTAACTAAAAGCCTACTCAAGCAATTTAGCCGGTCGCATCAAAGCAGTTGTGATGCTGATATGAATATAATAAACGTATGGATAGTTTGGCCTCTGAAGGCGTACGCTGAAAATCAGAACTCCACAAAGGAGAAAATCTTCGATGATCAGTTCGAGGCACAACTACACATGACCATTGAAAGACTAAATGTTGCTATTAATAAAacggcattcctaaaagaaacGTCAgcacttttacaaaaaatgtataacctGAATGCCATATATTCCGATCTGAACGCTTATTTCGCTTGCTTCATACGAATTCTTGTATCCGCTGCATCAAGTGCTGAGTATGACGAAGAATTGATATCGggcatttttaatattcttaaaataaatctgGCAAGAGATTTCAATAAGGGCAACTTTGAGCTGTGTATGAAATGCTTGAAAGGTCTCGTTACTTATTTGGGAGAAAATGGACTGCAAAAGCATTTTGCTGACATCAAAGATGTGTGGTCGCACGTTATCAACAAAAAACGAAGTAACTTCATCGAAAAGACATTCTTTGATGATTACAAGAAGCAATTATTAGATGATACAAGAAAAGTCGCTTCGAAAACtctgtacaacaaaataaaaaattatttggataATGATGACTTATTTGTAATTATTCCCGCGGTTTGGAGTCTTAATCCAGACAAGCTGACGGAGCGTCAGAAGGAGAAATTTTATGAGAAATCAGACATACCTGCGCTGTACAATGACATGAGCCAATCGCAAGATGCCTTTATAAAACCATGGACACCGAAAAAACTTGTCATTGCTAAAGGAACTGATGATGAAATTGTTATAGGAGAAACAGCAAATGAAGATGAGCCTAGAGCTTTACTCGAAGATGACCATAAAGCCTCATTTGAAGATCACCATAAAGCTCTTACTGAAGATGTCCAAAAAGACCTACCTGCAGAAGACCACAAAATTTTTTCGCCACCATTTGAttctaacaaaactaaaaagatAAAACCAACTTCACCAAAGAAACTGATTCAGCCTAAAGAAGAGAATATAGTCACATTCAGCAAAGCAAAGCCAGTCGTAGAAGTCAAAACGCCGGAGAAACCCCTGGCCAAAACAAAAGTACTAGACGACGTTAATGGGATCCCTAACGTTCGGTTGACAAGAGGCAAATTGTCTTCAATTGAGACCGCAGAAGAAGTTGAAAATAGTGGACATTTAGAAGACTATGTTGAACAGGTAGAAGCGATTATACTTAAAGATACA TCCTCTCCTCCTGATCGCAAGCAGACCAATAACAGTACAAGCCCAGTGTTGAAGCCCAAAACAACCCACCTAACAGGCAGAGGAGCACAGCTCATTAATATGATAAGGAATAAAAAACATGAGAGTTATAGTTCAAAGCAAATGGAAACAAGTACTCCTGTGACCAAAATGGAAAGAATTGATAGTTCCCTCAACTGGACACCTGGAGATAATGACTCCAAAGCGAGTCCAATGAATTTATTAgtcttctcaaaaactttacCATCGCCTTGTGCGAGTCCCTCCGCAAGTatcttgaaaagaaaatatcaaaatgatagcaTGGATGACATTTATGATTCGCAAGCTTTCAAACGAAAACGTGTAAGCTTTCATGACCCTCCAGTGTCGATAACAAAGGAATATCTCAAAGATGACGAAAAcaagaataattcaaaacg GTGCTTATTATTGGATCAAGAACAAAGGAGTACAACAAAACACATGCTAAGGAGGAGTACTAAAATGGAAAACCAAATTCAAATTGATAATGTCACTGATATTTCCGGATTGAATTCTACGCCTCTCTCAGCAAAAAAAGTCAAATGTAGCTTAATAAAGTGCgaagaaaatagtaaaaaagaTAGTGCAGAGTTAAACGAATCGGGTGGAGACAGAGCTTCATTCCCCTTTTTGTTTCGCACTGAAACAGACGTTCTTAATtacgttttaaaacaatttagcaTGGAAGACATATGTGAGAAATATTTATCTGATGAACAGTCGGATAAAGCCGGATTAAATTTCAGCAGATTCATATCGAATTATATGAATGTGAGCCCTAAGTTTAAATCAACAATATTAGAAACGCTTTCGGAAAAACATCCGAAAGAATTTCTTGACTATGCAATCCAAGAGAATTTATCCTCCGTTGTTTGCGACCGCCTGAACTCGAATACAATAATTGATTATATCTGCAGTAAATCACAAACAAATATATCGTGTCGAACAAGGCTATTCCAAGAGATACAAGAAATCCTGAATCATGACAAATTTAATGACGAAAAATGTGAATTCATACAAAAAGCAATTACATCAAAAAGTATGTCCGACCAACAGTTGCTGAATTTGATCGAATTAATGTTTGAAAGTAAACGTAAACATCAGAGAGCGGTCTCGGAATCAGCAATTGATTCCTCTTCTACtttataa
- the LOC129949523 gene encoding transmembrane protein 199, with amino-acid sequence MTDDSRQLILDFSLTKGFVFLHVINKYQIVNTIRKIMPVETIKCAKVKIVPTLELVEFIKLNANDIEDLPESLKSLCLTSKNSKSTTKPNDKIEELEEDEETDKNRISLSLYDFYCLKKILNELRASEKTNRYAYEFLENCEVILPENEIIPRNQSLEDRCEKLRAAQANTAYMNITKNVDLTIKQRHEDSFAFQLKEVNRQVIAVLQFVCSVIAGFVFGFLGIELIVGNLDFGFRLLLGIMCALIIALAEIYFLAKKLNECDEMFSKKVKRD; translated from the exons ATGACTGACGACAGCAGACAGCTGATTTTAGATTTCAGTTTGACAAAagggtttgtttttcttcaCGTGATAAACAAATATCag ATCGTCAACACTATCCGAAAAATCATGCCTGTAGAAACCATAAAATGTGCAAAAGTGAAAATAGTACCAACATTGGAGCTGGTCGAGTTTATCAAACTAAACGCAAACGATATTGAAGATTTGCCTGAATCATTAAAGTCACTTTGTTTAAcaagtaaaaattcaaaatctacAACTAAGCCAAACGATAAAATAGAAGAATTAGAAGAGGATGAAGAAACCGATAAAAACAGAATATCCCTAAGTCTATATGATTTTTATTgcttgaagaaaatattaaatgaattaagAGCAAGTGAGAAAACAAACCGTTATGCAtatgaatttttggaaaattgtgaaGTAATTTTACCTGAAAATGAAATTATACCACGAAACCAATCATTAGAAGATAGATGCGAAAAGTTGAGGGCAGCGCAAGCGAATACAGCGTATatgaatataacaaaaaatgttgatctTACTATCAAACAAAGGCATGAGGATTCATTTGCTTTTCAGT tGAAGGAGGTCAATCGACAAGTTATAGCAGTGCTGCAATTTGTTTGTTCTGTTATAGCAGGTTTCGTATTTGGATTTTTGGGGATCGAGTTAATTGTAGGAAACCTGGATTTTGGATTCCGCTTACTACTTGGAATAATGTGTGCACTTATTATTGCACTGGctgagatttattttttggctaaaaaattaaatgaatgtgatgaaatgttttcaaaaaaagttaaacgaGACTAA
- the LOC129949524 gene encoding carbonic anhydrase 1, whose protein sequence is MSWGYDIENGPHEWFKLFPQASGHRQSPVDINTLTAKRDSDLKENSLIWNYVGSDSKSLVNTGHGWKIDVIGNDSLLTGGPLGTDQYRLEQFHCHWGCSDEVGSEHTVDGQSYSGELHFVHWNTSQYSSFSEAAAFPDGLAVLALFLKTGNHHSELEKVTELLPFVVHKGDRITLPNGCDPLNFLPEECTYWTYEGSLTTPPCSESVTWIVLKTPVEVSHEQLDAMRNLNCYDVKAECPANEIKGKLVLNYRPPLPLGNRILREPGEH, encoded by the exons ATGAGTTGGggatatgatattgaaaatg GCCCACATGAGTGGTTTAAGCTTTTTCCACAAGCATCAGGACATCGGCAATCACCAGTTGATATTAATACCTTAACTGCCAAACGTGATAGCGATTTGAAAGAAAACTCCCTAATATGGAATTATGTTGGCAGTGATTCTAAAAGCCTGGTTAATACTG GACATGGTTGGAAAATTGATGTAATCGGAAATGATTCTCTTTTAACTGGCGGACCACTCGGAACAGACCAATATCGTTTAGAGCAATTTCATTGTCATTGGGGTTGTTCTGATGAAGTTGGTTCAGAGCATACTGTTGATGGGCAGTCATACTCTGGTGAACTACATTTTGTACATTGGAATACTTCTCAGTATAGTAGCTTTTCGGAAGCAGCTGCCTTTCCGGATGGATTAGCTGTATTGGCATTGTTTTTAAAG ACGGGAAATCATCATTCTGAATTAGAAAAGGTTACAGAATTACTGCCTTTTGTAGTGCACAAAGGTGATCGTATAACTTTGCCTAATGGTTGTGATCCGCTTAACTTCCTCCCAGAAGAATGTACCTACTGGACCTATGAAGGATCTTTGACTACACCACCTTGTTCCGAATCAGTAACATGGATTGTTTTGAAGACACCAGTCGAAGTGTCTCATGAACAATTGGATGCTATGAGAAATTTAAATTGCTACGATGTTAAAGCTGAATGCCCAGCTAATGAAATCAAAGGAAAGCTCGTTCTCAATTACAGGCCTCCTCTTCCATTAGGAAACCGAATATTAAGGGAACCAGGAGAGCATTAG